The Anopheles coluzzii chromosome 2, AcolN3, whole genome shotgun sequence genome window below encodes:
- the LOC120947965 gene encoding phosphatidate cytidylyltransferase, photoreceptor-specific isoform X1 yields MSATDGGGAELRRRLLAEGDAGQQQQQPQESPKQPQQQQPPECATTENSDHVDSETETEERMPDEKYVDEMAKKLPQGTNKMPEVLGYVLSGLPDRWKNWVIRGIFTMIMISGFCLIIYGGPLALMVTALAVQVKCFQEIISIGYSVYRIHGLPWFRSLSWYFLLTSNYFFYGENLVDYFGVAVSRVDSLRFLVKYHRFLSFCLYCIGFVWFVLSLVKKYYMKQFSLFAWTHVALLIVVTQSYLIIQNIFEGLIWFIVPVSMIVCNDVMAYMFGFFFGRTPLIQLSPKKTWEGFIGGGFATVIFGLIASYFLCQFQFFVCPIEYSETEGRMIIECEPSYLFRPQEYSIALFGASKTITMYPFLLHSLSMSIFSSVIGPFGGFFASGFKRAFKIKDFGDMIPGHGGIMDRFDCQFLMATFVNVYISSFIRYASPQKLLNMVYNLKPEEQLQLFNQLKDSLEERNIINL; encoded by the exons ATGAGCGCGACCGACGGTGGAGGTGCCGAGCTGAGGCGAAGGTTACTAGCGGAAGGGGATGctggtcagcagcagcaacagccacaGGAAAGCCCTAAACagccgcaacaacaacaaccgccGGAGTGTGCTACCACGGAAAACTCGGACCAT gTCGATTCGGAAACCGAAACCGAGGAGCGAATGCCGGACGAGAAGTACGTCGACGAGATGGCCAAAAAGCTTCCCCAGGGAACGAACAAAATGCCCGAGGTGCTGGGCTATGTGCTAAGCGGACTGCCCGATAG ATGGAAGAACTGGGTGATACGTGGCATCTTTACTATGATTATGATCAGCGGCTTCTGTCTCATCATCTACGGCGGTCCGTTAGCGCTGATGGTTACG GCTTTAGCCGTGCAGGTGAAATGCTTCCAGGAGATTATCTCGATCGGCTACTCCGTGTACCGCATCCACGGACTGCCCTGGTTCCGCAGCCTCTCCTGGTACTTCCTGCTTACGTCCAACTACTTCTTCTACGGCGAAAATCTGGTCGACTACTTCGGTGTTGCAGTGAGCCGTGTG gACTCGCTACGTTTTCTAGTCAAGTACCATCGCTTCCTGTCGTTCTGTCTGTACTGCATCGGCTTTGTCTGGTTCGTGCTGTCCCTGGTGAAGAAGTACTACATGAAGCAGTTCAGCCTGTTCGCCTGGACGCACGTGGCGCTGCTGATCGTCGTCACGCAGAGCTACCTGATCATACAGAACATTTTCGAAGGGTTGATCTGGTTCATCGTGCCCGTGTCGATGATCGTGTGTAACGATGTGATGGCGTACATGTTTGGGTTCTTCTTTGGCCGCACACCGCTGATACAGCTCAGCCCGAAGAAAACGTGGGAAGGCTTCATTGGCGGTGGGTTTGCGACGGTCATCTTTGGTCTGATTGCGTCGTACTTCCTGTGCCAGTTCCAGTTCTTCGTCTGCCCGATCGAGTACTCGGAGACGGAGGGACGCATGATCATTGAGTGTGAGCCGAGCTATCTGTTCCGGCCGCAGGAGTACAGCATCGCATTG TTTGGCGCAAGCAAAACGATCACGATGTATCCGTTCCTCCTGCACTCGCTCTCGATGAGCATCTTCAGCTCGGTGATTGGACCGTTCGGTGGCTTCTTTGCTTCCGGATTTAAGCGTGCGTTTAAGATTAAG GATTTCGGCGATATGATTCCCGGACACGGTGGCATTATGGATCGTTTCGACTGTCAATTCTTGATGGCAACGTTTGTAAACGTTTACATCTCCAGCTTCATCCGTTACGCTTCCCCGCAGAAGCTGCTAAACATG GTATACAATCTTAAGCCCGAagagcagctgcagctgttcAATCAGCTAAAGGACAGCCTGGAAGAGCGAAACATTATAAACCTTTAA
- the LOC120947965 gene encoding phosphatidate cytidylyltransferase, photoreceptor-specific isoform X2, which yields MPDEKYVDEMAKKLPQGTNKMPEVLGYVLSGLPDRWKNWVIRGIFTMIMISGFCLIIYGGPLALMVTALAVQVKCFQEIISIGYSVYRIHGLPWFRSLSWYFLLTSNYFFYGENLVDYFGVAVSRVDSLRFLVKYHRFLSFCLYCIGFVWFVLSLVKKYYMKQFSLFAWTHVALLIVVTQSYLIIQNIFEGLIWFIVPVSMIVCNDVMAYMFGFFFGRTPLIQLSPKKTWEGFIGGGFATVIFGLIASYFLCQFQFFVCPIEYSETEGRMIIECEPSYLFRPQEYSIALFGASKTITMYPFLLHSLSMSIFSSVIGPFGGFFASGFKRAFKIKDFGDMIPGHGGIMDRFDCQFLMATFVNVYISSFIRYASPQKLLNMVYNLKPEEQLQLFNQLKDSLEERNIINL from the exons ATGCCGGACGAGAAGTACGTCGACGAGATGGCCAAAAAGCTTCCCCAGGGAACGAACAAAATGCCCGAGGTGCTGGGCTATGTGCTAAGCGGACTGCCCGATAG ATGGAAGAACTGGGTGATACGTGGCATCTTTACTATGATTATGATCAGCGGCTTCTGTCTCATCATCTACGGCGGTCCGTTAGCGCTGATGGTTACG GCTTTAGCCGTGCAGGTGAAATGCTTCCAGGAGATTATCTCGATCGGCTACTCCGTGTACCGCATCCACGGACTGCCCTGGTTCCGCAGCCTCTCCTGGTACTTCCTGCTTACGTCCAACTACTTCTTCTACGGCGAAAATCTGGTCGACTACTTCGGTGTTGCAGTGAGCCGTGTG gACTCGCTACGTTTTCTAGTCAAGTACCATCGCTTCCTGTCGTTCTGTCTGTACTGCATCGGCTTTGTCTGGTTCGTGCTGTCCCTGGTGAAGAAGTACTACATGAAGCAGTTCAGCCTGTTCGCCTGGACGCACGTGGCGCTGCTGATCGTCGTCACGCAGAGCTACCTGATCATACAGAACATTTTCGAAGGGTTGATCTGGTTCATCGTGCCCGTGTCGATGATCGTGTGTAACGATGTGATGGCGTACATGTTTGGGTTCTTCTTTGGCCGCACACCGCTGATACAGCTCAGCCCGAAGAAAACGTGGGAAGGCTTCATTGGCGGTGGGTTTGCGACGGTCATCTTTGGTCTGATTGCGTCGTACTTCCTGTGCCAGTTCCAGTTCTTCGTCTGCCCGATCGAGTACTCGGAGACGGAGGGACGCATGATCATTGAGTGTGAGCCGAGCTATCTGTTCCGGCCGCAGGAGTACAGCATCGCATTG TTTGGCGCAAGCAAAACGATCACGATGTATCCGTTCCTCCTGCACTCGCTCTCGATGAGCATCTTCAGCTCGGTGATTGGACCGTTCGGTGGCTTCTTTGCTTCCGGATTTAAGCGTGCGTTTAAGATTAAG GATTTCGGCGATATGATTCCCGGACACGGTGGCATTATGGATCGTTTCGACTGTCAATTCTTGATGGCAACGTTTGTAAACGTTTACATCTCCAGCTTCATCCGTTACGCTTCCCCGCAGAAGCTGCTAAACATG GTATACAATCTTAAGCCCGAagagcagctgcagctgttcAATCAGCTAAAGGACAGCCTGGAAGAGCGAAACATTATAAACCTTTAA
- the LOC120947966 gene encoding uncharacterized protein LOC120947966 — protein MSLRAIQKRDREKLSSSQRQQQQQQQQFISQYGVGAAMLPPSGGGVMTTTTTLTALKMTAAAGGGDGDGGGGGTVPSVQSILQHQRAKRQNQHQQQQQQPTHTSPPALRRSSSYPTLLSSKRARKQQLRPARSESDLRVPGSVDRTGGANTGGGDASALLSGSGNSFSTNNLYLGAKSEVCLKTLAVKNTVVPAVGLLRPVSSGVMQQSMPPLGSGGSVRSGGTGSSTGSRRLYESRRTSELSSSDLGPSKSEMHLKVNSGAVRIPIVGYEVMEERARFTIFKLRIENSISHTCWLVLRRYTDFVRLNNKLRQLYPHCGLVLPRKKWFGDNFSSGFIDNRIQGLQTFIDTILSDDGMRTCQAVRDFFCLDEPPSYSESMEESRVIFEAQEETIAQLKQQLQAKEDMVQALQTKLATELNRNAILTDVVRNSVENCAKCSKTVDQLMKESVYK, from the exons ATGTCACTGCGCGCCATACAGAAGCGAGACAGGGAGAAATTATCGTCCtcccagcggcagcagcagcagcagcagcaacagtttaTCAGCCAGTATGGTGTTGGTGCTGCAATGTTGCCACCAAGCGGTGGCGGcgtgatgacgacgacgacgacactgACGGCCCTGAAGATGACAGCTGCAGCCGGTGGCGGTgacggtgacggtggtggcggcggtacCGTGCCCTCGGTTCAATCGATTCTACAGCACCAGCGGGCAAAGCGCCAgaaccagcaccagcaacagcagcaacagccaacCCACACATCGCCGCCCGCATTGAGACGGTCCAGCTCGTATCCGACACTGCTGTCCAGCAAACGCGCACGGAAGCAACAGCTGCGTCCGGCTCGATCGGAAAGTGATTTGCGTGTTCCAGGCAGTGTCGATCGTACTGGTGGTGCTAatactggtggtggtgatgctaGTGCCCTCCTGTCCGGAAGTGGGAACAGTTTCAGCACCAACAATCTCTACCTCGGTGCCAAATCGGAGGTGTGTTTGAAGACGCTCGCCGTCAAGAACACGGTAGTGCCAGCAGTAGGACTCCTCCGACCTGTCAGTAGTGGTGTGATGCAGCAATCGATGCCGCCACTCGGGTCGGGTGGTAGTGTGCGGAGCGGCGGCACCGGATCGAGCACCGGATCACGCCGGCTGTACGAAAGCCGCCGGACGTCGGAGCTGAGCAGCAGCGATCTTGGCCCGAGCAAGTCCGAGATGCACCTGAAGGTGAACAGCGGCGCCGTGCGCATTCCGATCGTCGGCTACGAGGTGATGGAGGAGCGGGCCCGCTTCACG ATATTCAAACTGCGCATCGAAAACAGCATTTCGCACACCTGCTGGCTGGTGCTGCGCCGGTACACCGACTTTGTCCGGCTGAACAACAAGCTGAGGCAGCTCTACCCGCACTGTGGTCTGGTGCTGCCGCGGAAGAAATGGTTCGGCGACAACTTTAGCAGCGGCTTCATCGACAACCGGATACAGGGGCTGCAGACGTTCATCGACACGATCCTGTCGGACGATGGGATGCGCACGTGCCAGGCGGTGCGGGACTTTTTCTGCCTGGACGAACCGCCCTCCTACTCGGAGAGTATGGAAGAGTCGAGG GTTATCTTTGAGGCGCAGGAGGAAACGATAGCACAGCTCAAGCAGCAACTCCAAGCCAAAGAGGACATGGTACAGGCGCTGCAAACGAAGCTCGCCACCGAGCTGAACCGCAATGCGATCTTAACGGACGTTGTGCG GAACAGTGTGGAAAATTGTGCCAAATGTTCAAAGACTGTCGATCAGCTGATGAAAGAGTCCGTCTACAAGTAg
- the LOC120947967 gene encoding protein spaetzle 5-like: MVHKKMLHFTLILMILSLNHLSRTLGTPSPYPHPTLAPQKPACGTYGQSPCAFVPAPPGMTPKCVSPGSTFCETNPDYPAYLIKHLVETLGYQRLIANEEMVDFGANKPLEEEEHLHHHYHHFYGSFAAMDQASKPQAPKHSSPGYSYLTPTQQSLGTVNYEAKRPAPVPQPIYIPKPQHSYHYNSYVRAPMYNRQPDRQGYFYPSPGGSAANSPSSSSPVTQYSPADWLKRFARDLSDRHRREARLAALRRVDGPADPFDNEPTPFRLPSMVNETVYERLLAKNMRAKRQAAGGVKETLCSVRERYITPQTALNTKGNWMFVVNQENSRQLVKTEICASTECSNLCSFPIGYSSRCEQRYVQKRLVTLDPTGRTLYVDTYWFPSCCVCSLYSGN, from the exons ATGGTACATAAAAAGATGCTGCATTTTACATTAATATTGATG ATTTTGTCGCTTAATCATCTTTCGCGCACACTGGGAACTCCTTCGCCCTATCCCCATCCAACACTCGCTCCCCAAAAGCCGGCCTGTGGTACGTACGGCCAAAGCCCTTGCGCATTCGTTCCTGCCCCACCCGGAATGACGCCCAAGTGTGTCTCACCTGGGTCCACTTTTTGTGAAACGAATCCCGATTATCCTGC CTACCTCATTAAGCATCTGGTGGAAACGCTCGGCTATCAGCGCCTCATTGCCAACGAAGAGATGGTCGACTTTGGTGCGAACAAACCGCTGGAAGAGGAGGAACATCTGcaccatcattatcatcactTTTATGGGTCATTTGCGGCGATGGATCAAGCTTCCAAGCCACAGGCGCCTAAGCATTCCAGCCCTGGGTACAGCTACCTTACACCAACGCAACAATCACTCGGCACGGTAAACTACGAGGCGAAGCGTCCGGCACCGGTTCCACAGCCGATCTACATTCCCAAGCCACAGCACTCGTACCACTACAACTCGTACGTTCGCGCGCCAATGTACAACCGGCAGCCCGATCGGCAAGGATACTTTTATCCATCCCCCGGGGGTTCTGCTGCTAATTCGCCTTCCTCAAGCTCTCCAGTAACGCAGTACAGTCCGGCTGATTGGTTGAAGCGCTTCGCCCGTGATTTGTCCGATCGGCATCGACGCGAGGCACGGTTGGCCGCATTACGAAGGGTAGATGGTCCTGCCGATCCGTTCGACAACGAACCAACACCCTTCCGGTTGCCATCCATGGTAAATGAAACCGTTTATGAGCGTTTGCTGGCGAAAAACATGCGCGCAAAGCGACAAGCGGCGGGTGGTGTGAAGGAAACGCTGTGCAGCGTGCGGGAACGATACATTACACCGCAGACGGCACTCAACACGAAAG GCAATTGGATGTTTGTGGTGAATCAGGAAAACTCGCGGCAGCTCGTAAAAACGGAAATTTGTGC GTCAACGGAGTGCTCCAACCTGTGCAGCTTTCCGATCGGGTACAGCTCCCGGTGCGAGCAGCGGTACGTGCAGAAGCGGCTGGTCACGCTGGACCCGACCGGCCGGACACTGTACGTCGACACCTACTGGTTCCCGAGCTGTTGCGTCTGCTCACTGTACTCGGGAAATTAG